From Mycobacterium lacus, one genomic window encodes:
- the lipL gene encoding esterase/beta-lactamase LipL, with protein sequence MPKASVLTSESGLPAGAQGACDSRFANVVRAFAALFPARMFGGGALSVYIDGVQVVDVWTGWSDRRGKTPWTADTGAMVFSATKGLAATVIHRLVDRGLLSYDVPVAEYWPEFGANGKSEITVRDVLRHRAGLAHLKGVGKKEVLDHLLMEQRLAAAPVDHTLGKTAYHAITYGWLLSGLARAVTGMGMRDLFREELALPLNTDGLHLGRPPADAPTKAAQTLFPQARIPTPLLDFVAPKVAGLSFSGLLGSIYFPGIMSMLQGDMPFLDGEVPAVNGVVTARALAKVYGAIANDGVIDGTRLLSSELVSELQGEPDLTPDLNLGIPFTYHQGYQSSPIPGLLAGYGHIGLGGTLGWADPATGSSFAYVHNRLLTLMLWDIGSFAGLAPLLSSAISAARRGGPLEVPHLGAPYRGPEQQEPAS encoded by the coding sequence ATGCCGAAAGCGTCTGTGTTGACGAGCGAGAGTGGCCTGCCAGCCGGCGCCCAAGGTGCCTGCGACTCACGTTTCGCGAACGTCGTCCGAGCGTTCGCTGCGCTGTTCCCCGCACGCATGTTCGGGGGTGGGGCGCTGTCGGTGTACATCGACGGTGTGCAGGTCGTCGATGTCTGGACGGGCTGGTCAGATCGGCGTGGCAAGACGCCGTGGACCGCCGACACCGGAGCAATGGTGTTTTCCGCCACGAAGGGGTTGGCCGCGACGGTGATCCACCGGCTGGTCGACCGCGGGTTGCTGTCCTACGACGTGCCGGTCGCCGAGTATTGGCCGGAGTTCGGAGCCAACGGCAAGTCCGAGATCACGGTCCGCGACGTGTTGCGGCATCGAGCTGGGCTGGCGCACCTCAAGGGTGTTGGCAAGAAGGAGGTATTGGACCATCTCCTGATGGAACAGCGGCTGGCCGCGGCGCCGGTGGACCACACGCTCGGAAAGACGGCCTATCACGCGATCACCTACGGCTGGCTGCTGTCCGGGCTGGCCCGGGCGGTGACCGGCATGGGCATGCGTGACCTGTTCCGCGAAGAGCTCGCGCTCCCGCTCAACACCGACGGTCTGCATCTCGGCCGTCCGCCGGCCGATGCGCCCACCAAGGCGGCGCAGACGCTATTCCCCCAAGCGAGGATCCCCACGCCGTTGCTCGACTTCGTAGCGCCCAAAGTTGCCGGGCTGTCGTTCTCCGGCCTTCTCGGCTCGATCTACTTCCCGGGCATCATGTCCATGCTGCAAGGCGACATGCCGTTTCTCGATGGAGAGGTTCCGGCGGTCAATGGCGTCGTGACCGCGCGTGCCCTGGCCAAGGTGTATGGCGCGATCGCCAACGACGGCGTGATCGACGGAACTCGGCTGCTGTCCTCAGAGCTGGTGAGCGAACTGCAGGGGGAGCCCGATCTGACGCCGGACCTGAACCTGGGCATTCCGTTCACCTACCACCAGGGCTATCAGTCGTCGCCGATCCCGGGGCTCTTGGCGGGGTACGGCCATATCGGCCTCGGCGGAACCCTCGGGTGGGCCGATCCGGCCACCGGCAGCTCGTTCGCCTACGTGCACAACCGCCTGCTGACGCTGATGTTGTGGGATATTGGCTCGTTCGCGGGGTTGGCTCCGCTGTTGAGCAGTGCCATCTCGGCGGCGCGGCGCGGCGGCCCCCTAGAGGTGCCGCACCTCGGCGCACCCTACCGCGGGCCCGAGCAGCAGGAGCCGGCCTCCTAA